One window from the genome of Hippoglossus hippoglossus isolate fHipHip1 chromosome 10, fHipHip1.pri, whole genome shotgun sequence encodes:
- the LOC117769470 gene encoding E3 ubiquitin-protein ligase TRIM21-like encodes MASAGSLIADDDFLCSICLSVFTKPVSIPCGHNFCFDCITKFWDSSDPKCQCPLCKEAFYSRPMFRVNTTIAELIEKLKKTTQEKSSATVEENEAGEVLCSMCAGAKLPALRSCLDCVMSYCKTHLEPHQRIATLKKHTLINPVEDPESRLCDKHGKPLEMFCMEDKSFICRVCNSSNHKTHRTVTIEEAAQLLKTHLGLKKSQRDQMIEKRQQKIEEIENSLEASRTNAVMALSSTVSAVNDAVDYIKRSLVEFTEVIEAKQEKIETEAKGLIQELDLEIVQIKQETTQLDAPTVKDPFMFIRNFRSLSITQPKVKDWAGVTLKCHPSPAQGARLRATLMRDMSMLCDPDLIEKQQHAVDVTLDPDTANPQLRLSADRKRVADGDRIMKHTKVPERFDQLFAVLGKEGFCSGKFYYEVQVKDKTKWSLGVVNHSIKRKGEIQPSPENGYWTISLRKGTEFTANVNPAVNLHLSEMPQKVGVFVDYKEGEVSFYNVDTRANIFSFTGCNFTEKLFPVFSPGLNDGGRNSDPLIITSVTHNA; translated from the coding sequence ATGGCTTCAGCCGGAAGTCTAATAGCTGACGATGATTTTCTTTGTTCGATTTGTCTGAGTGTCTTCACTAAGCCTGTGTCAATCCCCTGCGGGCACAACTTCTGTTTTGACTGTATCACAAAGTTCTGGGACTCTAGCGATCCTAAATGCCAATGTCCACTGTGTAAGGAGGCATTTTACAGCAGGCCGATGTTTCGGGTGAACACAACCATCGCTGAGCTgattgaaaagttaaaaaaaacaacccaagAAAAATCCTCTGCTACCGTTGAAGAAAATGAAGCAGGAGAAGTTCTGTGTAGTATGTGTGCAGGGGCAAAGCTCCCGGCCCTGAGGTCCTGCTTGGATTGTGTCATGTCTTACTGTAAAACGCATCTGGAGCCTCATCAGAGAATTGCCACCTTGAAGAAGCACACGCTGATCAACCCAGTGGAGGACCCGGAAAGCAGGCTGTGTGACAAGCATGGCAAGCCTCTGGAGATGTTTTGCATGGAAGATAAAAGTTTTATCTGTCGGGTCTGTAACAGCAGTAACCATAAAACCCATAGGACAGTGACCATAGAGGAGGCAGCTCAATTGCTAAAAACCCACCTTGGATTGAAGAAGAGTCAGAGGGATCAGATGATCGAGAAACGTCAGCAGAAAATTGAAGAGATTGAAAACTCATTGGAGGCTAGCAGAACTAACGCAGTGATGGCACTGTCCAGCACCGTGAGCGCGGTGAATGATGCGGTGGACTACATTAAGAGGAGCCTCGTCGAGTTTACTGAGGTTATCGAGGCAAAGCAGGAAAAAATTGAAACTGAGGCAAAAGGATTAATTCAAGAACTGGATCTTGAAATTGTGCAAATAAAGCAGGAAACTACTCAGCTCGATGCACCGACTGTCAAAGACCCCTTCATGTTCATTAGAAACTTCCGTTCTCTTAGCATCACTCAGCCCAAGGTGAAGGACTGGGCCGGTGTGACTCTTAAATGTCACCCATCTCCAGCGCAGGGAGCCAGGCTGAGGGCAACACTCATGAGAGACATGAGTATGCTGTGTGATCCTGACTTGAtagaaaagcagcagcatgCTGTAGATGTAACTCTGGATCCTGACACAGCAAACCCCCAActcagactttctgcagacaggaagagagtcGCAGACGGAGACAGAATAATGAAACATACAAAAGTCCCGGAGAGGTTTGACCAACTCTTTGCTGTCCTGGGAAAAGAAGGATTCTGCTCAGGAAAATTTTACTACGAGGTCCAAGTTAAGGACAAAACCAAATGGAGTCTAGGAGTTGTGAACCATTCCATCAAAAGAAAGGGCGAAATACAACCTAGCCCTGAGAACGGTTACTGGACCATTTCTCTGAGAAAGGGAACTGAGTTTACAGCCAATGTAAACCCTGCCGTCAACCTCCATCTGAGCGAGATGCCTCAAAAGGTCGGAGTGTTTGTCGACTATAAGGAGGGTGAAGTCTCCTTCTACAATGTGGATACCAGGGCGAACATCTTCTCCTTCACTGGATGCAACTTCACCGAGAAGCTCTTTCCAGTCTTCAGCCCCGGTCTTAACGATGGCGGCAGAAACTCCGACCCTTTGATCATTACTTCCGTCACACACAACGCCTGA
- the LOC117769396 gene encoding ladderlectin-like, translating into MKTLLLLTVVLSGVLAVTAKAVEAVEPVEGTQELQEENLVSVAENEAGVFAPEAEEPEMLSAGEMAPSVEGRFFVCPAGWERYKSSCYLYVSAGRSWTNAAANCNSLGATMASAHDLFEYNFLQQLTSRGGGSLAWMGGLYFQGWRWVDQSHFDYNFWSAQRSPSSYPCIYLDARAGWANHACGNGWPSICVKRTDC; encoded by the exons ATGaagaccctcctcctcctcacggTTGTGCTCAGCGGTGTTCTTGCTGTCACAGCCAAAGCAG TTGAAGCTGTTGAACCAGTTGAAGGaacacaggagctgcaggaggaaaaccTGG tcTCAGTGGCAGAAAATGAAGCTGGAGTGTTTGCTCCTGAAG CAGAAGAGCCTGAGATGCTGTCTGCTGGAGAGATGGCTCCTTCAGTCGAAG gtcgtttctttgtgtgtcctGCTGGTTGGGAGAGATACAAGAGTAGCTGCTATCTGTATGTGAGCGCTGGCAGATCCTGGACCAACGCTGCG gCCAATTGCAATAGTCTTGGAGCCACCATGGCATCTGCCCATGATTTGTTTGAGTACaacttcctgcagcagctgaccaGTAGGGGAGGAGGCTCCCTTGCCTGGATGGGGGGACTTTACTTCCAG GGCTGGAGGTGGGTGGACCAGAGCCACTTCGACTACAACTTCTGGAGCGCTCAGCGCTCCCCCAGCTCATACCCGTGCATCTACCTTGATGCCAGGG CCGGTTGGGCCAATCATGCCTGTGGTAATGGATGGCCGTCCATCTGCGTGAAGAGAACTGACTGCTGA
- the LOC117769365 gene encoding ladderlectin-like: protein MKTLLLLTVVLSGVLAVTAKPVEAVEPVEGTQELQEENLASVAENEAGVFVPEAEEPEMLSAGEMAPSVEGRFFVCPAGWERYKSSCYLYVSAGRSWTSAAANCNSLGATMASAHDLFEYSFLQQLTSRGGGSLAWMGGLYFQGWRWVDQSPFNYNFWSAQHAVSRYQCLHLNTRAGWSNNNCANGWPSICRKSTDTC from the exons ATGaagaccctcctcctcctcacggTTGTCCTCAGCGGTGTTCTTGCTGTCACAGCCAAACCAG TTGAAGCTGTTGAACCAGTTGAAGGaacacaggagctgcaggaggaaaaccTGG ccTCAGTGGCAGAAAATGAAGCTGGAGTGTTTGTTCCTGAAG CAGAAGAGCCTGAGATGCTGTCTGCTGGAGAGATGGCTCCTTCAGTCGAAG gtcgtttctttgtgtgtcctGCTGGTTGGGAGAGATACAAGAGTAGCTGCTATCTGTATGTGAGCGCTGGCAGATCCTGGACCAGCGCTGCG GCCAATTGCAATAGTCTTGGAGCCACCATGGCTTCTGCCCATGATTTGTTTGAGTacagcttcctgcagcagctgaccaGTAGGGGAGGAGGCTCCCTTGCCTGGATGGGGGGACTTTACTTCCAG GGCTGGAGGTGGGTGGACCAGAGCCCCTTCAACTACAACTTCTGGAGCGCTCAGCACGCCGTCAGCCGATACCAGTGCCTCCACCTCAACACCAGGG CTGGTTGGTCCAATAACAACTGTGCCAATGGATGGCCGTCCATCTGCAGGAAGAGCACTGATACCTGCTAA